Sequence from the Melanotaenia boesemani isolate fMelBoe1 chromosome 21, fMelBoe1.pri, whole genome shotgun sequence genome:
ATTGAGCAACAGGGATGCAGATGCAGTCTTGTAGTGGTTACGCAGGGAGGGGGCAGTAGAGTCCTGCCAGTACTGGAGGGCAAGGAATCCTGAATCAGGGGGATCCCAGGAGGAAACAGTGGTGGTCCACAATCCACAGAAAGGCGAGGGTCAGCCAGGTCATAACATTGAGGCGAGAGGCAGATATCGGGGCAGGCAGGGTTCAGTAGTCAGTCTGAAACAGAGGTCGTATCCATATAAGCAGCAGGCAAGAAGGTCCAACAGGGGAGCAGGCAGCAGGAGGTCCAAGGTACGTATTGGCGTTGACAACAGGaatctagaacaagacaagagGAAGGCTGGATATAACAGGGGAAGAGGAGCTGACCATCTCACAAGGAAGCCTGAACAGGAGAGGGTTTAAATGGAGAGGGGAACAGGTGACAATGGTGTGGCAATCAGGGCGGctccaggtggagcagatgagcctgattAGGGAAGTGCAGGTGTTATACCCCTGAATTAGGGTAGAAAGAATCACGAGAGTGATTAATACTCCTTCCCTCACGCAGGGTTTTTTGCAATTACTGTACAAGTAGACAATATTGAACAAATATACCATGAAATCAACAGAAGAGAATGTTACAAAAACAAGATATGTTGCATAAAGACTACAAAAAAAAGTAGGCGGCTGCTATATCCCTCGAGGCAAAGGCAGGTGTCGAGGTAAAGCAATTATGTCCGAAAACCATATAAAACCTTAATTTAACTTCATCCAACTAGCATGTAACAAACTATAACAAGTTTAAACAATGTAATTACCATGAAGACATTTATATTATTCACCATTACCTGAATTAGGGTAGAAAGAATCATGAGAGTGATTAATACTCCTTCCCTCACGCGGGGTTTATTGCAATGAGGAAACAGCGCTGCAATTCCCCCTAGTGGTAGGTGAATCAATCGATCCCAGAGCAACAGGATTTAAGGCCTTTTAGCTGCTCACCCATACATAATAGATTACATTGAACAAATGACAAAATCCTTATAAATGAAATATGAGATGAACAGATTTTTAATTACTATTTAACTCTTAATtgaattatttatgtttcacTATTTATTGAAAACCTTGTTactctttttaactttttttacctcttttacAACGAAATCACCTCATGAATTAATTACCCCATCTTAAGAAAATACAAATTGTGGTTATGAGGAGGGGGGTATGCCTATGTTATATCAACCCATCACACAGGCAGCAACCATGACAGAGGACTACCCCATGCAGTGGTGAACAGCTCATTCAGGAGCCCATGACACGCTGGCCCTGCTTGCCTGCAAATACCTAGAGACTCCCGCATCCACAATTCCATGCAAACAAACCTTCTCAGTAACAGGCCATGTTATTCAGAAGAAACAGGCAGCTTTACATTCAGAAAATGTTAACCAGTTAGAATGCCTTAGCAACTGGCTAAAAGATATATAAGTTAAAGGACCACATGTAATTGTGTGATAGTGGAGTTCAAAACAGATAAAAGTTCCATTCATCTACCCTGTATGtgctgaaaaaaagaacaacagctAAGTTGCcaaaattctttaaaatttaCATCATCTTTTAGTTTCatcaaaaaaaatgtgattaacaCATTTGTGTATTTTCAGGCACGGGAGATccaaatttactttttattttttatgattatgGTGATTTTGCTGATGTTATTTTTCAGTCTCAATAAGATCttttggaaatttaaaaaataaaaagcaattgTTATATCAACTTTTCaactttttgtcatttctttctgTATTACCCTGTTACCCTGTGAttatttagattaaaattttaatatatatatatatatatatatatatatatatatatgtatactcCCGACACATGCTGTCATTTGGAGAAGActggaaaccttttttttttttaaatcatttcaaCATGAACAACAACCTTTCTAACGAAAGAGTTCCCTCACCtctgacaaacagaaaaattatcTTGTTTCTGCAGGTACTGCTGCTCATTGTGAAATCATGAACAGCTTTTGCTTTTTCTCAAGAAATGCATGGGAGTAACAACCTTATGACTCAATAACCTGATTGTGTGATATGCGTCGCTAAAAGTCACTGAGTGATGTGACTTGGAGGCTCATAGCCTGCAGACTTTAGTTCACCGGTTGCAAACTCTAACCTCAGAGTATATGAGTATAGACACAGATTGGAAAACTGTTGCAGTGgaactgatgttttaaaaactCCGGCTCTTTGAAACAGTCTgatccacactccagaccagtTGGTGGATGTAATTCATCCAATTCGCTTTTGCCAAATGCCAAAAATCTCAAGAAGAACTGTGGAATAATGGTGCGTACCAGTTATCTTGTCGTTCCATCTGCACTAACTCAGAAAAAATGGATGCCTCCAAAACAACCAATTTGTGAGCCTAATTACAAATGATGTATAAcactagaaaatcacaaacctGTGTAAAAATGTCACCATGTGAACAGCAGACTATTTTGGTGATAACgattaataaaccacacatattaacataacttttcacaaacaaacctcacaatgtttctgttacagcagcagccatcagattaaaataaagtacagatatataataaaaaatgtaaaaatcttaTATGAATTCGGAGGTTTGCTTGATCCAGCATAATGAAAGTCATACAGTCAgactttattcagttttttttatatatatttacagaACAACATTATTATAGGTGATTATTGGAAATGTGCtccaacaaatatgttttaaaaaattatgttgaaatttattctccaataaatgtcactgagtcatgttttgtattgaagctgctgtctgactgggaactgcctaacTAGGAACTGCCTAATTGGGAACTGTCTATGATTGCATAAAAATCATATATACTGAACCTGTCAGCTCCACTTTAACATGGTAACATCATGAACCGCATGATCCTCAGTctcagacccagcagcagcaggtccatcatcatgtccagatgaGGTTGAAGTTCTTCAGTTTACaatcaatcatctgcagctggttcaaacagaataatctcagtaaCACTGACATTAACTTTTATTCCACTGTGTGTTCTGCTGTAAGCAGATAATCTTATTTTCCACGTGCTGTACTAAATTTTTTATGTTCTCACCACCTTGATCAGCTGATAATTAAGGCCCCAAAAAAGGCCAAATGCCAATCCGACAAGGCACACAGATCTTATTATTATTGCGAAATACTCTCTGTCTTATTATCCCGTCTTTTTTGTAGTTGAgttggttcctgttttatttagaggtttctgttggtactttaAAGACCTATTTATacacctttttaaaatattttgttactcctgagtgctgtattttatgattaaacagcacaaaatgagtcaaaatgtGTCTCATGTCTTGCTACTGTGTATGCGACAAAATTCtggttggttccaccaaatctcactccaaggattattgaaaagttTGCAGCCCTGCGGCTGTCCAGTTGATCTGAATTGATTCCATATTATTTTATGACaagaagagagaagaggctGAGACACAACAAGGCGGGGATGGAGAGCTGAAGAGTAAGGACCAAATGAGTGATtgtgagacagaaagaaagaaagagacagaagccATGACAGAGAGATGGAACAGAAGCACTGAGAGGCAGTCAAGTGAGGAGGAAAGACACTGGAATCAACTTTTAATCCGGCCCTGATCCTCGCCAACGTTTAGTCGCTCAGAaacatgatggatgaatgaacaTCCATCAAAACATGAAGTCTTTTACTAAATCGGACTTaacattttccttcattttctggTTTGATTGCCTGATAACAGAAGGTTCTATGAAGTTAAGCAGGTGGTGAAGGAGGCCTCCCTCAGTCCTCAGTCCTGCTGTATATGAGCAGCAGGTAAGGTGGAAAGCCAGGGGCATTGTGGGAAACCAGAACCAGCTGCCACACCAGGACTTTGAACTGCGTCCCTCAGGTCTGAGATTCAGAATCAAGACTAAAACCAAACCTTTGTTCCACGTGCTGTAGCATTTTAAACAGCTACAGATGACTTTAatctttttgtgattttattgaaTCATgtttttgattctttttttttttgttgttttaatcttgagcattttttattattcaagggACATTGATGTATCATTtcgtttttcatttttattttactagttTGATGTCCTCAGTGGTTTTTTATTGCTGATTCCAGTGGACGAtcatgtttgatgtgtgtgagtggattttattatttgatgttTCGGATATTGTGAGGACCTGTCTGTTTACTATGTTTCGCATCAGAGATAATGAAAATGACTCTACTTGGGGGGCTCTCCCTCTCTTCAGCCTGCGGAGGAAATAGAGGTGCCGCTGGGCTTTCTCCACCAGGGACGTGCGGTTGGCTGTCCAGGACTCGTCTTCACAGATGTGCAGCCCCAGGGACTTGGTGCTGCTCgctttctccacagcagcaccaatGATGGTCAGTGTGGCCTCTACTGAAGTCCACAATCTCTTTTGTTGTAAATGATGTCATATTCATCTGTGTAATTTCAATGTTTGATCTTTGCTTGATCTTTGTGCCACATTTCCTGTCTCTTCCATGATCAAAAGTTTGGGACAAGTTTGCAATACTCTCAGGTACAGCATTGTTCGTGTCGTCCCTGTGATGACAAAAGAGACACAGTTAAGGGTTATTCAAGacttaaattattaataaaaaattgcaTAAAAGAACCCCAAaactttataatatattttgtgtcCCTTACCTTTCCAGTGTAAACAGCAGCAAGTTGTCATTGATAATTATGCTGTTACAGTGAAATGGTTAAGACAGGTGGATCAGGTTCTTGAGTCATAAGGTTGTTACTCCCAAGCATTTCTTGAGAAAAAGCAAAAGCTGTAAATGATTTCACAATGAGCAGCAGTACCTGCAAAAACAAGATAATTTTACTGTTTGTCAGAGGTGACAGAACTCTTTCTTTGGAAAAGAAATGATTGAAAAAAGGATTTCCAGTTTTCTCAGAAGGACGGCATGTCACTGCCATTAAAAGCTGTGGATTTTGTCATTGATATTCTTGATTCAAGCTTTATATTGTCAGTTTTGCAGTATGTGAGTACACACACAGGAATCAGTGAAGACGTTTCTCTCCATCCCACggtacaaaaatacaaagaatattttaaagaaaagaaaaaccgtAGAGTGtttataaatacacacaaattgGAGTCACATATCTTCAGTCATGTCAGAGAACAGAGCTAACTTCTCTTGGTTGGACATGATTTTAATGgataaatgtttaatgaaagTCAAACGATAATGTGTCATCTAGCTGTGTCAATCAACGGTCAAGTCAGGACCGTTGGATGACACAGCTAGATGAAGGAGCTGGGTGGAGCGTACCTCTGAATAATGACGTCTCTTTCATGGTAATTTCTTTAGCAACCTCAGCATGTCAGCTGTGTATATAAAGGCAGCCGACTATGTGAAGGAACAGCAGCATTCAGCCATCCAGGTGACTTTCTATAGTCCTACACTGTCTGCAGACACGTAAGTGTTTAACACTCTTCTTACTCTGTATTACGGAGGCTGAAAGTGTCCTCCATCTCCAGCAGCTAGCACCACTGCAGTTCCTGTTCTTCTGAATATAGCTTGATTAACTTATTtctctgtttagtttttctgtttgacaCCTGAATCAGATGTTTCTTCTTGCACATTCCTGTCATCACTGCATTGTGTCTTCATTCCTGTATCCTctcattttaaagcagaaatccagAGTGACCATGTACATCACCGAACTCCAAGTGTCTCTGAATAAAGCCGAGGAGGCCGAGCTCCGTGAATGTCACTTTAAAAAGCTCAGCATTGATCTGAACAAAGGAGTCGGAGGGAAGGAAATCCACCTGTGGTACAAAGAAGGAAACTGCTCACCGATCACCAGGATCCAGTTTTCCTTCAACACTGAAATGAGTGAGGGCCTAAACACTGCAGGGTACCACAAGGTGGACAAAAACCTCAATGCTGGAGCATGTGGAAATGAGATCTACCTGTGGTACTATAAGGGCTCCTCAGTGTATGATATCCCCATTGTGAAAGTTGACGTCTCTACTGACGATGAAGCCCAGAAGTTTAAGTTTGGTTGGGAGCGAACGGCCTGTGATCTGAACcgaaatgctggaaaacaatGGATCTACCTGTGGCTGCAAAGAGAGAAACAGGTGTACGTCTGTGACATCACTGCCAACAATTCCTCTGCAGGTGACCAAGAGTACTTCGAGAACGGTTACATCCGAGTGGATGAAAACACcaacagaggagcaggaggGGCCAGCGTCTTCATCTGGTACCGCCTGACCACCGACCCAAAGGGAGGCCTCACAGATCTGCAGATTTCCACCAATGATAAAGAGTACGAGAACCTTCAAAACGGTAACTACCAACCAGTCAACCAGGATCTCAACGAGGGGACCAAAGGAAAGGATGTGTTCCTGTGGTACAACAAGGCCAACTGCGACTCCCCCATCAAAACCATCACTGTGATCTTCAACAAGGAGCTGGTGGAGCCGTTTCAACATGCCGGGGTCCATGTTATTGATAAAAGCCTCAACTCAGGCAATGGCTGTGGCTGCTGGCCTGCAACCCAGATCTTCCTGTGCTTTAGCAAGTGAGTCGTCATGGTAACGCATCTGAGCATCGTCATCagcaaaagcagaagaaaaagtttaattagTCTGGTGATGAATTTTCTCTTTCTGAAATAATGTTTTCAATGCAGAGATCTCAGAGGTTTTTTCTACCAACATGTAACTCTGTTATTGATCCTACAATCAGTCACATCAATCATTCTTCCGTGACTCTGTATGAATTCATTCTGATTTATCTTCTTTAATTAAAGTCCTGTTTGCATCTGACTCTCTTGTTGTGGTTATTCCTGTTTGACCTGTTAAACAGAcgaagaaataaaattccatcTAAGATGAGATGAGAGCAGCTCAGCAGCATCACTCCATCAGTTCAGAGTGAGGGTGAATTTACCGTCGTCACATCGACTTCCTCACAGTTCAACTCTTATTCTGACACAGTTATGTTTCCAGCAtggcttttaataaaaataagaaagataATTCAAAGCAAAGACTTTGATATGTTCCTTTACGGTGAAGGAAAGAAGCCAATAAAGTCCACTCTGATGTCtggttggttttattttagggCGACTAAAatctttaatctgttttatgACAGGATAGCTCAGAATATAAAGACCTAGCTTTTGGTCTGCAGAAAACTAGGTGTTAATCCTGAAGTTGCAGTCTCAACAAATGCGTGCTTGACGTTAAGATAGAGCAGCTTGGGTATAACTGAAACTTCTTCCTGCTCCGTCCACACATGACAGCGTTCTTATTGATGgttccatttttgttttcataaatcccaaacttCCCGTCTAAAGGACCACcagattttcagatttttccatcaGAATGAAGTTACAGCGACAGTTACATACACTTATGTTGGGATTGGGCAGGGAAAGAAAACAATGTTAACTCTGCTGCCAGAAGATGAAGGCCGGAGGCTGCAGAGCTAGTGCACTGGCCATTCCATTCCTGTTTCCGGTAACCCCACTCCCCCTGAATATCACCTCTTCTGGGCAGGATGTCCTGGTAAAGAGGAAGAGACACACCAGCATATCAcctttagaaaatataaaagaattcTTATAAATGGATATTCTATAATCATTGGTTTGATCTTTTATTTAGGAATAACTAGATGGGGATGCAGTAGATTAGTGTTAGAAATCAAATCATATAATAAGGCATTAATAAATCCCAAACTCAAGCAGTTAATGAAATCTGATGGGTTATGAAATAAAGGGCCCGAGAGGCTAGGGTTAGGAGTAAAGTTCCTTGGTCAGAAAGTAAAGAGACAAATAAGAAGATACATATAAAGATAACATGGGATGGGGTTAATAAGAAAGTATTCAGTGATGTTAGGGTTTAAATCCCTGAGTAGGGGAATAATGAGATTTGATGATAATAACTGTAATAATGGACTCTATTTAACAATAAAgatataatgataataatactgATCCATATTTATTATAAGGAGATGATTATCTAAAACCCATCTCATTCACACTTCTGGGAGGTATCATATCTAATTTAGCTATCTAGATTTTTTCAGCTTTACATCACTGGGGGATGGACCAGCAGGGGTTAGACTGAACCACTGTGGTGCTGACCGCCTCCCCTCCATGAAGCAGGAAATTCTTGACTTTTGATTTATCTATCATAGCTGCTTTAtgtcgtttcttgactttaataatgcctttgatctttCTATCATTACCACCGCTCACCAGTCCACCAAGAGAGATGTCCTGACTGTGAGCAACACTCCACTCAAGGGAGACCCCATCATGGTACTCAATGTGGGACCAAACCGTAGACACCCCGGACCGACCGAGGCTCATAGAATTGAATCTAATGATCCAGACTTCTCCTTTATGGTCTGTTTCATTCACAAACTCATTAAAGCAGTACATCATCTTAAAAACGTTGCACAACCACACCTCCCACCCTCGACTGATAAGACGACTCGTAACCTGGCTGATGTGGTGAAACCAGCTACTCCAAATAGAAAAATTCAGAAGGTAattgaaaacaatgaaaatcagTGGGCCTGTACTACTGTAAAAATTCTTCAGTACAACTACACTGATAATATAGATCAGGAGGACCAAGCATTATTTGGTTTTCTTCACAGGACTGGGAGGGCCCATTTGAAATTGCAGCATTCTGGGCTAAAAGAAACCTGGGTCACTAACTCAAGACAGAGAGCCTGTACCAAGCTCAAGTTGTAATTGTGGCCAATCTGGCAGAGCGGTACCCCATCACCAGCCCATCACAACATCTAGATTCAGTTCATCCACCAGCACCCGATCCACATCGACTCCCCAGAACCAGACAGTGGGACCTGGTGGAGCCCTCCACCCCCACAAGAGGACCCCCAATGATAAACCAGCAGATAAAGGGAGTGGAGTAGTGATTTTAGACAGAGATCAATATTTAAAATAGGGCTACAGACAACTTAATGATAAAACCTATTACACTAAACTGAGAAGACCTATTTATATGGAAACAGTACCTATAATTGATAAAATTATtaacaatttaaaagaaatgtattaatttaaaacagaagaacTACTTGTTGGGATCCTCAGAACCGAGGGCAAGACTGTTTTATATGCTACCCAAGATTCACCAGGAGCGCTCCAAGTGGCCCGTCCCCTTTCAGGTCCCTCCTGGACGCCCCATTGTGTCCAACCATTAACAGTGAGACCTATAATACAGCCAAATATATTGACCACTTCCTCAGTCCTCTTTCCACCAAACATGAGAGTTCTATTAAAAATACTTATAATTTCAttgataaaattaaacaaattaaactccCAGACAAAAGCATTTTATTCATAGTTGACATTGACAGTCTGTATACAAACATAGAAGGAAactgaaggagaaagaaaaagaaggaattGAAGCGGTTAAAAAGATTTTCCAGAAATACCCCAACAAAAAGAAACCTgattaagagctgctacagCTGCTGGAAGTGAATGTAACCAGAAACGACTAAGTTTAAGGTGAGTTCTACTTACAGGTCATGGGGAACAGCAATGGGGAAGAAGTTTGCTCCAGCTTATGCCAACTTTTTAATGGCAGACTGGGAAACTTCAGCTCTAGAAAGCTGTGATACACAGGCCTCACATTCCTACAGGTTCCTGGATGACATCTAGGGAGTGTGGGTGACTCAAAACAGGACTTTGAGCTTCTCTTGAGCACCTTAAATAATCATCCATTTCACTTAAAtcaaccagaaacacacattcaaTAGATTTCTAGACACAACAACatataaaggaaataatttCAAGAGCCACAAATTggaaatgaaagtttttttcaaACCCAGTGATACTCATGCCCTTCTGCAGAAAACCAGCTTCCATCCGAAACACACGTTTGCTGGCCTGGTAAAATTTCAGCTGCTGAGATTCTACAGAATCTGCacacagcagtctgactttGCTGCAGACACTAAAGTGCTGTTTCACTCTTTGTCCAGCAGAGGATACTGTCGCTCCTTTCTTAGGAAATGTCTCACGTCTTTCCTCCAGACCAGACTGATCAATGTGTCTCCTATTCTTACTTTGGTCATCACATATTCTCCCCCCACAGTGAAATTAGTTTGTGTGCTCGGGAATAACTTCCAGGACCTGCTCCAGAACGCTGGGCTCCTCAAAGACCACCAGATGATAGGGGCTGTTAGAAGGAACCAGAGTCTAAAAGATCATTTCATCAGAGCCAAGGTGAAACCAGTGAACCCAGAACCAGGAACCTTGGTCAGTTTTTCAACATCGTCAGTGGTTGTGTAGCTCCTACAATAAGATTGCTTTTTTATGTGATTGTAGAGGTACCCAACATTCAAAGATCTATGTGTG
This genomic interval carries:
- the LOC121631995 gene encoding uncharacterized protein LOC121631995, producing the protein MYITELQVSLNKAEEAELRECHFKKLSIDLNKGVGGKEIHLWYKEGNCSPITRIQFSFNTEMSEGLNTAGYHKVDKNLNAGACGNEIYLWYYKGSSVYDIPIVKVDVSTDDEAQKFKFGWERTACDLNRNAGKQWIYLWLQREKQVYVCDITANNSSAGDQEYFENGYIRVDENTNRGAGGASVFIWYRLTTDPKGGLTDLQISTNDKEYENLQNGNYQPVNQDLNEGTKGKDVFLWYNKANCDSPIKTITVIFNKELVEPFQHAGVHVIDKSLNSGNGCGCWPATQIFLCFSK